One Thermoflexus hugenholtzii JAD2 DNA window includes the following coding sequences:
- a CDS encoding nicotinate-nicotinamide nucleotide adenylyltransferase gives MDPEQEDRRFPIPDLNTLLRELDPRGPPQWRWVHRATPGARRIGVLPASFNPPTRAHVALVEAAQAAFALEEGVFLLTLLHVEKPLVGFGMPERLRMLLAIARARPACSVALCNRPRFFEMARALREAVGEGPELFFLMGGDTLIRLFDPRYYPDMAIEAALEALFTTAHLVIAPRPPWDLPALEAFLNHPARAPYRERIAFLALLSDLAGISSTEVRQRLARGEPVDDQVPPEILPDLAGIR, from the coding sequence ATGGACCCCGAGCAGGAGGATCGGAGGTTCCCGATCCCGGACCTAAACACGCTTTTGCGGGAGCTGGACCCTCGGGGGCCGCCTCAATGGCGCTGGGTGCATCGGGCAACGCCCGGGGCCCGGCGCATCGGCGTTCTCCCCGCCTCCTTCAATCCGCCCACCCGCGCCCACGTGGCCCTGGTGGAGGCCGCCCAGGCGGCCTTCGCGCTGGAGGAGGGCGTGTTCCTGCTGACGCTCCTCCACGTGGAGAAGCCGCTGGTCGGGTTCGGGATGCCGGAGCGGCTGCGCATGCTCCTGGCCATCGCCCGGGCGCGGCCGGCCTGCAGTGTGGCCCTCTGCAACCGCCCCCGCTTCTTCGAGATGGCGCGGGCCCTCCGGGAGGCAGTGGGGGAGGGGCCCGAGCTCTTCTTCCTGATGGGCGGCGACACCCTGATCCGCCTGTTCGATCCCCGTTACTATCCGGATATGGCGATCGAAGCGGCCCTGGAGGCCCTGTTCACCACCGCCCATCTGGTCATCGCGCCCCGTCCCCCATGGGACCTCCCCGCCCTGGAGGCCTTCCTGAACCATCCCGCCCGCGCCCCCTATCGGGAGCGCATCGCGTTCCTCGCGCTCCTCTCCGATCTCGCCGGGATCTCCTCCACGGAGGTCCGCCAGCGCCTGGCCCGCGGGGAGCCCGTCGACGATCAGGTGCCCCCGGAGATCCTGCCCGATCTCGCCGGCATCCGATAG
- a CDS encoding heme lyase CcmF/NrfE family subunit, protein MSLLGELVLDLAWGLGLAGTALAFYAGWRREARWGEVARRIGLVMAPLLTLAVLLLESALLADDFRLIYVAQVSRQTQPLFLKITALWGGQNGSLLFWSWLMSLFLFAAMARADRFPRDLRPFIAGVLLLTQTFFLLLNRFFANPFETFPVPPADGRGLNPLLRHPGMIAHPPLLYLGFVGFTVPYAIVIAALLAGRRDDEWIPLLRRWALVAWLFLSLGLLVGARWAYDVLGWGGYWGWDPVENAALLPWLTGTAFLHSVMVQERRGMLKVWTALLIILTYALVILGTFITRTGVIASVHAFARSAIGGPFLIYVGLVLVGSLALLTARWELLRAENRIEAWLSRETFFLLNNWLFLGIAFAVFWGTFYPMFSELLFNEKLTVGPPYYNQVTGPLFAGLYLLMGVIPFLRWRRTPGASLRLAVGSSAMAGLGAMALARALGVSMPWALVGFGLCAFAGWGTLLDYGLGVRARRRATGEPWPTALARLLARSPRRYGGYLVHLGVVLIGIGVIGSQAYPQETQRTLQLGEALSLGGYRLVYQGIRQYTPATEPDVVVTQAWVRAFDARGNLLADLYPYVLQYDSGESLTPPALRATLKEDLYILLSGWVEGGNRATFKIFINPLVSWIWIGGIVLILGTLVALWPRPTPAPAPQMIRPRLQEEPSIVS, encoded by the coding sequence ATGAGCCTGCTGGGGGAGCTGGTGCTGGATCTGGCGTGGGGGCTGGGCCTGGCGGGGACGGCCTTAGCCTTTTATGCGGGGTGGCGTCGGGAGGCGCGATGGGGGGAGGTGGCCCGACGCATCGGCCTGGTGATGGCCCCGCTGCTCACCCTGGCCGTGCTCCTGCTGGAGTCCGCCCTCCTCGCGGATGACTTCCGCCTGATCTACGTCGCCCAGGTCTCCCGGCAGACCCAGCCGCTCTTCCTCAAGATCACCGCCCTGTGGGGCGGCCAGAACGGCTCCCTGCTCTTCTGGTCCTGGCTGATGAGCCTCTTCCTCTTCGCGGCCATGGCCCGCGCCGATCGCTTCCCCCGGGACCTCCGGCCCTTCATCGCCGGCGTCCTGCTGCTGACCCAGACGTTCTTCCTGCTGCTCAACCGGTTCTTCGCCAACCCCTTCGAGACCTTCCCCGTCCCGCCGGCGGATGGACGGGGGTTGAACCCCCTGTTGCGCCATCCGGGGATGATCGCCCATCCCCCGCTGCTCTATCTCGGCTTCGTCGGCTTCACCGTCCCCTACGCCATCGTCATCGCCGCCCTGCTGGCCGGCCGGCGGGATGATGAATGGATCCCGCTGCTGCGGCGGTGGGCCCTGGTGGCCTGGCTGTTCCTGAGCCTGGGCCTGCTGGTGGGGGCCCGCTGGGCCTACGACGTGCTGGGCTGGGGCGGCTACTGGGGATGGGATCCGGTGGAGAACGCGGCCTTGCTCCCCTGGCTGACCGGGACCGCCTTCCTGCACTCGGTGATGGTGCAGGAGCGCCGGGGCATGCTGAAGGTGTGGACGGCGCTGCTGATCATCCTCACCTATGCGCTGGTGATCCTGGGGACGTTCATCACGCGCACGGGGGTGATCGCCTCGGTGCATGCCTTCGCCCGCTCGGCCATCGGGGGGCCTTTCTTGATCTACGTGGGGCTGGTGCTGGTGGGCTCCCTGGCCCTGCTGACCGCCCGCTGGGAGCTCCTGCGGGCGGAGAACCGCATCGAGGCCTGGCTCTCCCGGGAGACGTTCTTCCTGCTCAACAACTGGCTCTTCCTGGGGATCGCCTTCGCGGTCTTCTGGGGCACGTTCTATCCGATGTTCTCTGAGCTGCTGTTTAACGAGAAGCTTACGGTAGGTCCCCCATATTACAATCAGGTGACCGGGCCGCTGTTCGCGGGCCTCTACTTGCTGATGGGGGTGATCCCCTTCCTCCGCTGGCGACGGACGCCGGGGGCTTCCCTGAGGCTGGCGGTGGGCTCCTCGGCTATGGCCGGGCTGGGGGCGATGGCCCTCGCCCGGGCCCTGGGGGTGTCGATGCCCTGGGCCCTGGTGGGGTTCGGCCTGTGCGCCTTCGCCGGGTGGGGGACCCTGCTGGATTATGGGCTGGGGGTGCGGGCGCGGCGCCGCGCCACGGGGGAGCCCTGGCCGACCGCCCTGGCCCGGCTGCTGGCCCGCAGCCCCCGCCGTTACGGGGGTTACCTCGTCCACCTCGGCGTGGTGCTGATCGGGATCGGGGTGATCGGCTCCCAGGCCTACCCGCAGGAGACCCAGCGCACCCTGCAGCTGGGGGAGGCGCTCTCCCTCGGCGGCTACCGGCTGGTGTATCAAGGGATCCGACAATACACCCCGGCGACGGAGCCGGACGTGGTGGTCACACAGGCCTGGGTGCGAGCCTTCGACGCCCGGGGGAATCTCCTCGCCGATCTCTATCCCTACGTGCTGCAATACGACAGCGGAGAGAGCCTGACGCCCCCGGCCCTGCGGGCCACGCTCAAGGAGGATCTCTACATCCTGCTGAGCGGATGGGTGGAGGGCGGGAACCGGGCAACCTTCAAGATCTTCATCAACCCGCTGGTCTCCTGGATCTGGATCGGAGGGATCGTCCTGATCCTGGGGACGCTGGTGGCCCTGTGGCCTCGGCCCACGCCGGCGCCGGCTCCCCAGATGATCCGTCCCCGGCTTCAGGAGGAGCCATCGATTGTCTCGTGA
- a CDS encoding NAD(P)H-hydrate dehydratase — protein sequence MKALTVAQMRQAEAAADAAGHTYARMMERAGQAVAAEIMRRMPVQGRRILVLVGPGNNGGDGLTAARLLKEAGAEVACYLLKPREETDPVFQAAKAAGCFIAQAGDDRTWRVLRLWVRSAAVIVDALLGTGTTRPLEGDLLRMLQIVRAEVSDRRPWPVSFFAPGTPLTPAAWISRVPPEPWLVAVDGPTGMNYDTGELDPNAFHADLTVTFAHPKVGHFRFPAAHAVGELVVADIGIDPKWVPEGAFEVMDAAMARTWRPPRPADAHKNTFGKVAVVAGSTNYPGAPGLAAHAAARVGAGWVTLAIPRTIYPVLAARTAEITYILLPDELGVLIPDAVEVLAKAVEGYAAMVLGPGLTQEKEAVAFVHRMFGMERALKRGRLGFQIETEAAEAPSPAFSWPPLIVDADGLNAIAQAREWAARLPGPAILTPHPGEMARLTGLEKGAIEADRLGIARQFAQAWGHVVVLKGAFTVVAAPDGRVLVMPFANPAMATAGTGDVLAGAIAGLRAQGLGPFEAAALGAYLHGLAGERARAEIGEAGVTAGDLIPRLPMALRALGG from the coding sequence ATGAAAGCGCTCACCGTCGCGCAGATGCGCCAGGCGGAGGCCGCGGCGGACGCCGCTGGCCACACCTACGCGCGGATGATGGAACGGGCCGGCCAGGCGGTGGCCGCCGAGATCATGCGACGGATGCCCGTCCAGGGCCGGCGGATCCTGGTGCTGGTCGGCCCCGGCAACAACGGGGGGGACGGCCTGACGGCGGCCCGCCTGCTGAAAGAGGCCGGGGCGGAGGTGGCCTGTTACCTCCTCAAACCCCGGGAGGAGACCGATCCCGTCTTCCAGGCGGCGAAGGCGGCCGGCTGCTTCATCGCCCAGGCCGGCGACGACCGCACGTGGCGGGTGCTCCGCCTCTGGGTCCGTAGCGCCGCGGTCATTGTCGACGCCCTGCTGGGGACCGGGACCACGCGCCCGCTGGAGGGGGACCTGTTGCGGATGCTCCAGATCGTGCGCGCCGAGGTGAGCGATCGGCGGCCGTGGCCGGTCTCCTTCTTCGCCCCGGGCACCCCGCTAACTCCGGCAGCCTGGATCTCCCGGGTGCCCCCTGAGCCTTGGCTGGTGGCCGTGGATGGGCCCACCGGGATGAACTACGACACCGGGGAGCTGGACCCCAACGCCTTCCACGCCGATCTCACCGTGACCTTTGCGCATCCGAAGGTCGGTCACTTCCGGTTCCCGGCCGCGCACGCCGTGGGCGAGCTGGTGGTGGCGGACATCGGGATCGATCCGAAGTGGGTCCCGGAAGGTGCCTTCGAGGTGATGGACGCGGCGATGGCGCGGACCTGGCGTCCCCCACGCCCGGCGGACGCCCACAAGAACACGTTCGGGAAGGTCGCGGTGGTGGCGGGTTCCACGAACTACCCGGGCGCGCCCGGGCTGGCCGCCCACGCGGCGGCGCGCGTCGGCGCCGGATGGGTCACCCTGGCGATCCCTCGAACGATCTACCCGGTCCTGGCGGCGCGGACGGCGGAGATCACCTACATCCTGCTGCCCGACGAGCTCGGCGTCCTGATCCCCGATGCGGTGGAGGTGCTGGCGAAGGCCGTTGAGGGCTACGCCGCCATGGTCCTCGGGCCGGGCCTCACCCAGGAGAAGGAAGCGGTGGCCTTTGTCCATCGGATGTTCGGAATGGAAAGGGCCCTGAAGCGGGGACGCCTGGGCTTCCAGATTGAGACGGAGGCCGCGGAGGCCCCATCGCCCGCCTTCTCCTGGCCGCCTCTGATCGTGGACGCCGACGGCCTCAACGCCATCGCCCAGGCCCGGGAGTGGGCGGCCCGGCTCCCCGGACCCGCCATCCTCACCCCGCATCCCGGCGAGATGGCCCGGCTGACCGGGCTGGAGAAAGGGGCCATCGAGGCGGATCGCCTGGGGATCGCCCGGCAGTTCGCCCAGGCCTGGGGCCATGTGGTGGTGCTGAAGGGCGCCTTCACGGTGGTAGCGGCCCCCGATGGCCGGGTCTTGGTGATGCCCTTCGCCAACCCGGCGATGGCCACCGCCGGGACGGGGGATGTGCTGGCAGGAGCCATCGCGGGCCTGCGGGCCCAGGGCCTGGGGCCCTTCGAGGCGGCCGCCCTGGGCGCCTACCTGCACGGCCTGGCCGGTGAGCGCGCCCGCGCGGAGATCGGGGAGGCCGGCGTGACCGCCGGGGACCTGATCCCCCGCCTCCCCATGGCCCTCCGGGCTCTGGGCGGATGA
- a CDS encoding ASCH domain-containing protein, with the protein MRPELGLIVQEPYATYIVLGKKTWEIRRYPTHIRGRIGIVSPRGWIGTAVLAEVRGPVSVEALRHQRSRHRADPEFLEAYARGRPLYIWVLTDPQAFPEPIPISRPRGPVVWIRLEEPPSRRARQARR; encoded by the coding sequence ATGCGCCCGGAGCTGGGGTTGATCGTGCAGGAGCCTTACGCCACATACATCGTGTTGGGGAAGAAGACCTGGGAGATCCGCCGGTATCCGACGCACATCCGGGGGCGCATCGGGATCGTCAGCCCGCGGGGATGGATCGGGACGGCGGTGCTGGCGGAAGTGCGAGGGCCGGTCTCGGTGGAGGCCCTGCGACATCAGCGCTCCCGGCACCGGGCGGATCCCGAGTTCCTGGAGGCTTACGCCCGGGGGCGTCCGCTTTACATCTGGGTGTTGACCGACCCTCAAGCCTTCCCCGAGCCGATCCCCATCTCCCGCCCCCGAGGGCCGGTGGTCTGGATCCGGCTGGAGGAGCCTCCGTCTCGAAGAGCCCGCCAGGCCCGCCGTTGA
- a CDS encoding nucleotidyltransferase domain-containing protein — protein MVRDAPLPEKLPQRRAALEAERAHFLEFLRTHYAPQQVILFGSLTEGRLYPDSDLDLVVVMPSSRPFLERIGEMLERFRPRVGMDLLVYTPEEFEEIQNRPFFREEVLAKGVVLYESPSGTLASLGS, from the coding sequence ATGGTCCGGGATGCCCCTCTCCCGGAGAAGCTCCCGCAGCGGCGGGCCGCCCTGGAGGCCGAGCGGGCCCACTTCCTGGAGTTCCTGCGAACCCATTACGCGCCTCAACAGGTGATCCTGTTCGGCTCCCTGACGGAGGGCCGACTCTATCCGGACTCGGATCTGGATCTGGTCGTGGTGATGCCCTCCTCGCGTCCGTTCCTGGAGCGCATCGGGGAGATGCTGGAGCGCTTCCGTCCCCGCGTGGGCATGGATCTCTTGGTTTACACCCCTGAGGAGTTCGAGGAGATCCAGAACCGTCCCTTCTTCCGCGAGGAAGTGCTGGCGAAGGGGGTGGTGCTCTATGAATCCCCATCGGGAACGCTGGCTTCGCTTGGCTCGTGA
- a CDS encoding cytochrome c-type biogenesis protein, producing the protein MLKWARIRGPRLLGFALGVACLAWALAVARPAGAQTPVPPVPDDEVNRVARQLYCPVCENVPLDVCDTPTCIQWKEEIRSMLATGRSETEIVDFFVSRYGMRVLAVPPPRGIGLGVWLIPALGLPAAGLWLASRLARWRRPAPAPEVPPEAGSDEAARALDQWVRENW; encoded by the coding sequence ATGTTGAAGTGGGCGCGCATTCGAGGACCCCGCCTTCTCGGCTTTGCACTCGGCGTTGCTTGCCTGGCTTGGGCCCTGGCGGTAGCCCGGCCCGCCGGGGCCCAGACCCCGGTCCCCCCGGTGCCCGACGACGAGGTCAACCGGGTGGCCCGGCAGCTGTATTGCCCGGTGTGCGAGAACGTGCCGCTGGACGTCTGCGACACGCCCACGTGCATCCAGTGGAAGGAGGAGATCCGCTCCATGCTCGCGACCGGCCGGAGCGAGACGGAGATCGTGGATTTCTTCGTCTCCCGCTACGGGATGCGCGTGCTGGCCGTCCCGCCCCCCCGGGGGATCGGTCTGGGAGTGTGGCTGATCCCGGCCCTCGGGCTGCCTGCCGCCGGACTGTGGCTGGCCTCCCGCCTCGCCCGCTGGCGCCGCCCGGCGCCCGCGCCGGAGGTGCCCCCGGAAGCCGGCTCCGATGAAGCCGCCCGCGCCCTGGATCAATGGGTGCGGGAGAACTGGTAG
- a CDS encoding amylo-alpha-1,6-glucosidase has protein sequence MAFPMGWEEPRSPFCRLLKDRIDLHHVPFSERSSRMMVFAEDLRPGVPGLFIKLAERWEKQQEKFGDYRQRRPIVERMVFIGPDGEPLPASFTAYPHAVFFHTPRGTIGMTFNDPEALYFSLPPEPIGFQFVAQAETARADRRGGILRGVRNLAYTTNARLRLNQIESAGPGLFRVTFLVEPTPDAAVLLNITPRLGFNRSLRPALPVFQEAEARWHEWFAAAPPVHEALAPQYYYAWWVMRAGLISPRFYMTREGMTPSKIHYVGVWQWDACFHALAYRYVDLKLAEDQIRLILDHQREDGMIPDAVHDEGRVTHLPLPVDADVTKPPITAWAAWKLYEMGGDRDFLDEIYEPLVRWNQWWFERNDDDRDGLCQYNHPYSSGWDDSPVWDEGMPVESPDLNTYLVIQMEHLACIAEVIGETEDAARWRAEAEALTRRMIAAMWDGEAGLFWPLRREQPVRIKTPLSLYPLLTGRLPRPIVERLVAHLQDPHAFWPRYPIPTVALDDPHYNPEQMWRGPTWLNINRLFIEGLLRCGYPELARELRRRTLRLAMGHRDLYEYYHPETGGRPPRAAPIFGWTSAVFIELAIEASREPDLEL, from the coding sequence ATGGCGTTCCCGATGGGCTGGGAGGAGCCCAGGAGTCCGTTCTGCCGGCTGCTGAAGGATCGGATCGATCTCCATCACGTGCCCTTCAGCGAACGGTCCTCGCGTATGATGGTGTTCGCCGAGGACCTGCGCCCGGGGGTGCCGGGATTGTTCATCAAGCTGGCGGAGCGGTGGGAGAAGCAGCAGGAGAAGTTCGGCGACTACCGCCAGCGCCGTCCCATCGTGGAGCGCATGGTCTTCATCGGCCCCGATGGCGAGCCGTTGCCCGCCTCCTTCACCGCCTACCCCCACGCCGTGTTCTTCCACACCCCCCGCGGGACCATCGGGATGACCTTCAACGATCCGGAGGCCCTCTACTTCTCGCTTCCTCCAGAGCCCATCGGCTTCCAGTTCGTCGCCCAGGCAGAGACCGCCCGCGCCGATCGCCGGGGCGGGATCCTGCGAGGGGTGCGCAACCTCGCCTATACGACGAACGCCCGCCTGCGCCTCAATCAAATCGAGTCCGCCGGCCCCGGCCTCTTCCGGGTCACGTTCCTGGTCGAGCCCACCCCGGACGCTGCCGTCCTGCTGAACATCACCCCTCGCCTCGGATTCAACCGCAGCCTGCGGCCGGCCCTCCCCGTTTTTCAGGAGGCCGAGGCCCGCTGGCACGAGTGGTTCGCCGCCGCCCCGCCGGTCCACGAAGCCCTGGCCCCCCAGTATTACTACGCCTGGTGGGTGATGCGGGCCGGGCTGATCTCCCCCCGCTTCTACATGACCCGCGAGGGGATGACCCCCAGCAAGATCCACTACGTGGGCGTCTGGCAGTGGGACGCCTGCTTCCACGCCCTGGCTTATCGCTATGTGGACCTCAAGCTGGCGGAGGATCAGATCCGCCTGATCCTGGATCACCAGCGGGAGGACGGGATGATCCCCGATGCGGTGCACGATGAAGGCCGGGTCACCCATCTTCCGCTGCCGGTGGACGCGGATGTGACCAAGCCGCCGATCACCGCCTGGGCGGCCTGGAAGCTCTACGAGATGGGGGGCGATCGGGATTTCCTGGACGAGATCTACGAGCCCCTGGTGCGTTGGAATCAGTGGTGGTTCGAACGGAACGATGACGACCGGGACGGCCTGTGTCAGTATAACCACCCTTATTCCTCAGGCTGGGACGATTCCCCGGTGTGGGATGAGGGGATGCCGGTGGAGTCGCCGGACCTGAACACCTATTTGGTGATCCAGATGGAGCATCTGGCCTGCATCGCCGAGGTGATCGGGGAGACGGAGGACGCGGCGCGCTGGCGGGCCGAGGCGGAGGCCCTCACCCGACGCATGATCGCGGCGATGTGGGATGGGGAGGCCGGCCTGTTCTGGCCGTTGCGGCGGGAGCAGCCGGTGCGCATCAAGACCCCCCTCAGCCTCTACCCACTGCTCACCGGACGCCTCCCCCGGCCCATCGTGGAGCGGCTGGTGGCCCATCTGCAGGATCCGCACGCCTTCTGGCCGCGCTATCCCATCCCCACCGTGGCCCTGGACGATCCGCACTATAATCCGGAGCAGATGTGGCGCGGCCCCACCTGGCTGAACATCAATCGCCTCTTCATCGAGGGGCTGCTCCGGTGTGGATACCCGGAGCTGGCCCGAGAGCTGCGGCGGCGCACCCTCCGGCTGGCCATGGGCCATCGCGATCTCTACGAGTATTACCATCCGGAGACCGGGGGACGGCCGCCCCGCGCCGCTCCCATCTTCGGCTGGACCTCGGCGGTGTTCATCGAGCTGGCCATCGAGGCCAGCCGGGAGCCCGACCTGGAACTTTGA
- a CDS encoding type II secretion system F family protein: MSGAILLGSLLLLLLGALLYLWMGDEEEEEAEDPERLSARERLARWLSEWWARAREWHRRGERALRRRLAEADLPWRPVEFLGLILGTTALGAWIGLAIYRLPGLVLLSAAAGAALPLLFLRHRREARRHRLEGQLADALFLIAGILRTGGSLYRALEEAAGKLPPPLADEFRRVLIEVRLGFSLSEALEHMRTRVPSEELALALTAIQINQQVGGNLAEFLERVAMRIQERVYLQNEIRTLTAAYRLSAQILAALPLVLWLILFPLNRRYMMRFFTSGVAGYALLGLMLLLVLLGFLVIRRMTRLSV; the protein is encoded by the coding sequence ATGAGCGGGGCGATCCTCCTGGGCAGCCTTCTCCTGCTCCTCCTCGGCGCGCTGCTTTATCTCTGGATGGGGGATGAAGAAGAAGAGGAAGCGGAGGATCCGGAGCGCCTGTCGGCGCGGGAGCGGCTCGCCCGCTGGCTGTCGGAGTGGTGGGCAAGGGCCAGGGAGTGGCATCGCCGGGGGGAGCGGGCCCTCCGCCGGCGCCTGGCCGAGGCGGATCTCCCCTGGCGCCCGGTCGAGTTCCTCGGGCTGATCCTGGGGACGACGGCCCTGGGGGCGTGGATCGGCCTGGCGATCTACCGGCTGCCCGGGCTGGTCCTCCTGAGCGCGGCCGCGGGAGCGGCCCTCCCGCTCCTGTTCCTCCGCCACCGCCGGGAGGCCCGACGCCACCGTCTGGAGGGCCAGCTGGCGGACGCCCTCTTCCTCATCGCCGGGATCCTGCGGACGGGCGGGAGCCTGTATCGGGCCCTCGAGGAGGCCGCCGGGAAGCTCCCTCCGCCCCTCGCCGACGAGTTCCGCCGGGTCCTGATCGAGGTCCGGCTGGGTTTCTCCCTCTCGGAGGCCTTGGAGCACATGCGGACGCGGGTGCCCAGCGAGGAGCTCGCCCTGGCCCTCACCGCCATCCAGATCAACCAGCAGGTGGGCGGGAACCTCGCCGAGTTCCTGGAGCGGGTGGCGATGCGGATCCAGGAGCGGGTTTATCTCCAGAACGAGATCCGGACCCTCACCGCGGCCTATCGGCTCAGCGCCCAGATCCTCGCGGCGCTCCCGCTGGTCCTCTGGCTGATCCTCTTCCCCCTCAACCGCCGGTATATGATGCGTTTCTTCACCAGCGGGGTCGCCGGCTACGCCCTGCTGGGCCTGATGCTCCTTCTGGTCTTGCTGGGCTTTCTGGTCATCCGCCGCATGACCCGGCTCTCCGTGTGA
- a CDS encoding pilus assembly protein TadG-related protein — translation MGGRGGRGQALVLLGLAFAGFLALVALAIDGGNAFVQRRRAQNAADAAALSGTRRLWEIRRQGGSEADLLAALREAIDTHGVFNVDGAPNAFEAYYVDENGNLLAPLPSGTIPADARGVQVTVINRFDAFFAGVFGFDPLEVRALAVAIYRPSPACAHALFAENDLRAQFASLDVTGSVHAGTRLTLQWSGTIRGVCEYGTTADIGFGVQCQDGRVQVPFQPLPALYAPEDFAPGGPLWNAYGGNRYCIRPQNPGQPILLDAHPAGAAHPIPNQCITAQRVRLQDGLYYLEGDARVARTQGMGPIKATVTLAAVGSLFLDDLGNRYELRNALNDPQRGAPLLVAGRAITMTTMNPSGFTWVGLIYAAGGPVTLQAPQAESDRGAIYGKNLSLGWGTFRLVFDPTVCPAGVTRVELRR, via the coding sequence ATGGGCGGGCGTGGGGGGCGTGGGCAGGCCCTGGTGTTGCTCGGGCTGGCCTTCGCGGGGTTTCTGGCGCTGGTGGCGCTGGCCATCGACGGCGGCAACGCGTTCGTCCAGCGGCGGCGGGCCCAGAACGCCGCCGACGCCGCCGCCCTCTCCGGCACCCGACGCCTGTGGGAGATCCGACGCCAGGGCGGGAGCGAGGCGGACCTCCTCGCCGCCTTGCGGGAGGCCATCGACACCCACGGCGTCTTCAACGTGGACGGCGCCCCCAACGCCTTCGAGGCTTACTATGTGGATGAGAACGGCAACCTCTTGGCGCCCCTCCCATCCGGGACCATCCCGGCGGACGCCCGGGGGGTTCAGGTCACGGTCATCAACCGGTTCGATGCCTTCTTCGCCGGGGTCTTCGGCTTCGACCCCCTGGAGGTGCGGGCCCTGGCCGTGGCCATTTACCGACCGAGCCCCGCCTGCGCCCACGCCCTCTTCGCGGAGAACGATCTGCGTGCCCAGTTCGCCTCGCTGGACGTCACCGGCAGCGTCCATGCGGGGACGCGCCTCACTCTTCAATGGAGCGGCACAATCCGCGGGGTATGTGAATATGGAACCACTGCGGACATCGGATTCGGGGTGCAGTGCCAGGACGGGCGGGTCCAGGTCCCCTTCCAGCCTCTTCCCGCCCTTTACGCCCCGGAGGACTTCGCCCCCGGCGGCCCGCTGTGGAACGCCTATGGGGGGAACCGTTACTGTATCCGCCCCCAGAACCCGGGTCAGCCGATCCTCCTCGACGCGCATCCGGCAGGGGCCGCGCATCCGATTCCCAATCAATGCATTACGGCCCAGCGCGTCCGCCTGCAAGATGGCCTGTATTACCTGGAGGGGGACGCACGGGTTGCTCGAACCCAGGGGATGGGTCCGATCAAGGCCACGGTCACCTTGGCAGCGGTCGGATCCCTCTTCTTGGACGACCTGGGCAACCGTTATGAGCTGCGCAATGCCTTGAACGATCCCCAGCGCGGGGCGCCCCTCTTGGTCGCCGGCCGGGCCATCACGATGACGACGATGAACCCCTCCGGGTTCACCTGGGTCGGATTGATCTACGCCGCCGGGGGCCCGGTGACCCTGCAAGCCCCGCAAGCGGAGTCCGACCGCGGGGCGATTTATGGGAAGAACCTTTCCCTGGGATGGGGGACCTTCCGTCTGGTCTTTGATCCCACCGTGTGCCCGGCGGGGGTGACCCGGGTGGAGTTGCGGCGATGA
- a CDS encoding cytochrome c maturation protein CcmE, with protein MRARFWVGGGLLAAALGLLIVNGLRSASQYYLTVSELKARAASLQGRPIRLSGIVDGGTIRYDPETLHIEFGLVDRVADIGKVPPLKVVYQGVKPDLLQNEAQAIVEGTLGPDGVFYARTLLLKCPTRYEEEAATGSSR; from the coding sequence ATGCGCGCTCGCTTCTGGGTGGGAGGCGGCTTGCTCGCAGCCGCCCTGGGGTTGCTGATCGTCAACGGGTTGCGCAGCGCGTCCCAGTATTACCTCACCGTCTCCGAACTGAAGGCGCGGGCGGCGAGCCTGCAGGGCCGCCCCATCCGCCTCTCCGGGATCGTCGACGGCGGGACGATCCGCTACGATCCGGAGACGCTCCATATCGAGTTCGGCCTGGTGGACCGGGTGGCCGACATCGGGAAGGTCCCGCCGCTCAAGGTGGTCTACCAGGGGGTGAAGCCGGACCTCCTCCAGAACGAGGCCCAGGCGATCGTGGAGGGCACCCTGGGGCCGGATGGGGTGTTCTACGCCCGAACCCTCCTCCTCAAATGCCCGACGCGCTATGAAGAGGAGGCCGCCACGGGATCCTCCCGATAG